GCCTTGTGGAGTGCACAGCCCTGCGAGGCGGCAAAGCCAGGGggagcgcgaccgcgtccACCGTTCAAAATGCGGTATCCATGCTCTGTCGCggtctgtgtgtgtgcgtggctACAGACAGCACTGAGTGGCGCGTCCGCCATGCGCAGGATCTTGCGTTGAAAGCAACTGATACAAGTTGACTGCGATATCGCGCAAGCGGACCAGAAAGCTGTAGCTCAGCGGggccgctctcgccttctttgtGCTATGAGGAGCAGCCACTGTCCGGATGAGCATACAGAGTGAGCCGGTGTTGGGTCTGACTTTCAACAGTTGTGCGATAGCGGTTCTCCCGTTCTTTCAGACTGAAGATTCTGTACGTctgaggcgcgagcgacccAGTCTGGAACGGCTGCCGCCAGTGACCACAATATCAGAGTCGAGAGGAGGGGCTTCGTGTGTGCGCCATGCAGAACAGTGGAGGCTGCCGGTTTACGGGCGTCGGTGCGTGGCACGAGTGACAAGTTTGGTGACAGAGCGGACCAGAAACCTCGTCACTTGGCGAGACGGGGTCAAGCGAACTGCTTGGCTCGGTGGGCAGTGCCCGCGTGTCCGGTGCACTTTGAACGCAAGCAGCACCCGCAATCAGCTTGGTGCTTTTTTGTGTGGCTCCTCTTTCGGATGAAATACCTCGTGGATCCGCCGGTCGTTGCGTCGGCTTCTTTTTATTCTGTTTGTGTCGTCGGAAACCAAGGCCAACGGGATAACGAGATCTGCCATGCGTCTGGTGATGTGGGATCTCTTGTCCAGGCACGAAGCATCTCTGGCGTGCACTCTTACGAGAGCCCAGGGATCACGCATATTTATTCAGAGATGTACCGTGCATTGGCGGCGCTTAGCTGAAATCGCCAGGCGCGCTTCACAAAAGAAGCGATTAGTCTGAAGGGTACTGATCTTAAGCGCAGGCAGTTTCCACTATGCAACGCGCGCACAGCAGCTCGTGCGGCACGTCGAGGGGACGAACGCAGTGCGCAGGTCACCTGCTGCTTTCCGGATCATCCAAGGCTGCCCCCATTCTTTGTGTTCATTTTATGATGCAGCCTCCTACTGTAAGTGCCGCCGTGTGCGCCGTTAGTCTCGAAGTTCGGGCGGTTCTCTGCATGCCGAGAGGTTGCAGGCCGTCTGCAAAAGTACTACACCTaagaagacggagagagcTCTCGACGCACCATACATCCTGGTCGCGATTGTCGACTTACGGCAGCCACGAACAGGAGAGAGGACCGTTTTGGTAGCCGCCGTCTGCGAAGCCACACACGCATGGCAGCGGTATTTGGCTCGCGTGGTCTGAGTGTGCTCACGATTTCACCGAGTGGCAGGGACGCCAAGCGATGATGCCTTGAGGGATTTCCTGCCCACAAAATTTCGAGCATCTCTGTTGTCCTGCTCATGTTTGTGACAGGACGTGGAAGGTACCCACGATCTTGCAACTGCACCACCGCCCCCGCCTCCTAGTCCCGAGCCTGAGACCGAGACCCCTGAAGATCAGGCCGAGACCCCTGAAGATCAGGCCGAAGCCCCTGAAGATCAGGCCGAAGCCCCTGAAGATCAGGCCGAGGCCCCCGAAGGTCAGGCCGAGGCCCCTGAAGATCAGGCCGAGGCTGAGTAGGCCCCTGCTCTCGCTTCCGAGCCTGAGAAGAAGCATGTCCCTGTTTCCGAGAATCCGGAGGCCCCTGGTCATGCCGTCGATCCCGCTGTTTCTGTCACTGCTAAGGATGGCGCCCAGCCCCGCAGGGGAAGGCGTCCCGATGGCAGGCTCGCTCAACGCCTTTTGCCATGCGACCGGCCCTAAATCTGAGAAGGATAAGGATGCGAAGTCGCAGCCAGTGCCGACGACGGAAGCCGAGGCTTCGCCCAAGCGCGAATATGACCCCCCGTCCGGGGAGCGGCGCGCTGTTACTTGCATAGATCAGCTGCACGCTTCGGTGGAACAAAGCAACTGTAATTGTCGGACGGCTGAGTTGCCGCACGCAGGGGGACCTGCAAGCGGATTTCTCTCGATGGCATAGATTTTACTATCGAGACGGTACCGTGTGAGTCCAGCGCCAAGAGTACTGCTGTGCGCCCTGTCTTTTTGGGtcggcgccgtctgctgcaCCCGACATTTGGGAGCTCCGAACAAGACAGGTAGCATGAATCAGCTGCAGTACAGCGCCACGATAGCGGCGTTGGCATGTGTGGTGCCACTCCTCATAGGCAATTTCTCGTCACCTGTCCACTGTTGCTTGGTTGTGTCGCGCTGAAGGATACAAAGAGGAGTCCTTTTAGGGTGATTACCGCTGGGCGTCTTCGTTTTTATGCGGCGTATAGTGTGCAGCGCTACAACTGGCAGCAGGGACTCGATGTGATGCATGTGGTTGCCTTTGGTGGGGGGGTGTTCTTCCTTTCGTCAGATTCGCATTTGTCGGCATTGTGTGCACTGGTGTGTTTGACTATAAAATGCCTCCTTTCTGCCTCCGGTGCCACGCAGTGGCCGCCGCCCGAGACGCATTCGTACAGAACCATCACATGGGCTGTGCCGTAGCTCTGGCTCAATTTCTGTTGATCATGCGCCGGGTCCTGCTCCAAAGCAGGCGTAGTGATGCGATGTTGTTTTACCTAACTAGCGTCGTTTTCGCACTGCGCTGTCCCCGTCCTAGTCTCGTCGTGGCCGCCGTGCGCACGTTGCGGAAGAGACTGGAGTTAGCGGTGGTACTGCCAGAGTAGCGGTGTGCCATAGCTAGAGCCTGACTGATGCTAGTCTACCTGTTTCGCTCACTACAGTGGGAAGGTTGCCTAGTGTGGTGTAGTGGAGAAGAGCGGTGTTCGTCCCCGCATGAAAATTCGTTTCTTGCCGGATGCCTCCTTGTGGCGACGTATCGAAGCCACGCGCCATGCCGCCTTAAAGGGTCTGCAGACCGTGGTAGCCTACAGAACAGCAGGCGACACAGGCTATTGCTACTAGTTCTCCGGTAAAGGTTATTCAAGGCCACGACGTACCATGAGCTCAGCATACAGGCACTGGTGGGCTGAGCTCGTCGCAGCAGATCTCACGAACTCGGACCCGACGGATGAAGCGGTGGCTTTGGCAACGAGGACACCCCTGCACTGCAGCGGAACTCAAGGCATTAGATGCCTTCGCGTCCGTAGTCTGATTTCAGCTTTGCTGGTGGTGGGTGAGTGCATGCCGTATACGTTTTACACCTGCTGTCCATTTAAAAAGTCCCCACCGCGTGTTGTGGCTACTCGTCGCTTCTTTCCGGAACGACCATTTAAGGTGAGGTACACTATGCGGGTGCCCGGCAGAGTGTTGATGATCTCGGCCATCGGCGCTTGGGCAAGAAAAATACGCGACAGAGTGGTGTGTGATATTGAACACACGGAGTTTCACACAGTTCTTTGTGGGGtacacgcggccgcgggagccTCGTCCGCGAATTCGGGAGTCTTTCGTCGTTGTCTGCTTTTCCTCACGGCACTTCCGTTTGGCGACTGCCATCGGACTCCCAGATAGCCCACACACCGGCCGCCCGACGAGCACGGCACGTGTAACTGTCAGAagccgcctcgcgtctcaCGGCGTCTTTGCTACAGGGAGGCGCTCGTTTCAGGACTTAACAGCTCAGCAAGGCAACATGCTCCAAGGCCAGTCCTCACGGCGGTGACTGTGTGCGGTACGTGGAACCTTGTCTCTGAGTAGGTAACTTCGTCGCCGGGGCTGTGTAGGTGTCCTCGAAGGCACAAGAACTGTGGAGCTCCTGTGGTAGCTGGTGCGCGCCATCCGCAGTCGTGGATGCCTACACGCCAACAGGCGGCGTACGGAAATGGTCTCTTCCGGCTCCGATTACTCAGCCGTTTCAGTGGCGTTTACATGAACCTGAAGCGGTGGCAGTAGGGGTCTTTGCCGCCGTCGTTCCGCGCCATTTCTGCCGCGTCCTCAAACACTGCAGCGCATGCGGTTGCGAAAAGAAATACGCAACATTTTTCTCGAGCATGCTTCCAAGCGTTCTGAATTTTCTCCTCCACCAGAGACATGCCTTTTCGTTCATCTTTTGAATAATATGCGGCAACCCTCATTTTGTCTGTTGCGACCCAAGTAAAGGGCGTGAACAGGCCTCTCGTGTATTTTCTGCGCTGACGTTGGAGGGTGCGCATCTGGTTCGGCGTTGTGTATGCTTTGTGCGCACTCGCGTCTTGAAGAACAGTTTCACTAAGCCTTTTTGCATCTCCTGTTTTCGCAAACCGGCGTCTGGTAGGGCAGGTGTCAGGCTTTTCAGCAAGTGGAGGATTAGCAGCTGTGGGACGCTGGCCTGTAGTCCCGACAGCATCGCGCCTTCGTTTCTGGAGACGCCCCCGTGTGTTCTCATGCTTCAGGCCGCAGCCCTCTCTGGCGCTGCAGATTTCCTTTGTCCGCGGCATACGTCCTTTATTCGGAGCGAGTCCCCTTCCAATTCTCGTCGCTGCACTCCAAGatgtcgtctctgcgcgagcgTCAGGCAGATCAATCTCATCTGCTCCTcggccgctctcgcgcggagcGCTTGCTCGACGGCATTTAccagagacagaagaagcaCTTGCTTCaacagcgacgccgagctgcagcggaagCTGCCTGGCGTATTGTTCTCCCCGACGAGAAACGGCGTCGCCTTGCGCTGCCGGAAAGGGCGACGCCAGACCGTGAGTCCACTCAGCAGGCCGTGACAAAGCCCTCTGGTCAGGCTGCTTCACAGAAAGGGCCTTTAGCGTCGGAGCCGAAAAGCGTCGAGGACGCTGTCGCGACTTTGCAGCGCCACATGTGGAAGAGGGCCAAGTTTGGGAAGACCGTGAAACTGCTCCAGCAGCTGTGGCAGTCGCATTTCTCTCCCGCGACGAAGCGCTGTTTGTTCGCCGGGCTCCTGACGGCTGCATCCACCGACACGTGTGTGAGTGCCGCTGAAGGCAGGGCGGAAATCCAGGCCTTTTTCCGGGACGCGGTCGAACCCCTTCTGCAGAAAGacaagcagaagaaagaggacCTAGAGTGTCTCTTAGAAGGAGTCCGGAcggagcggaggagagcgcgcgaagcagtTCTCCGCGCGCAACTCGAGGCCGCATTGCACGGTCGGAAAACGGAaacagagagcgagcgaaCGCGTGGTGGTAGAGGCGGCCACAGAGACGCTGGGAGGGAAGCGACAGTCGCCGCTGTGGCtgaagcggcagcagctctcgCGGTAGATCACGAAGATCGCAAGCGGACACTCCTGACGAGCCAGGATACCGgatccgcggcggccgggggCCTGGGAGAGGAgccgggagaggcagagggagCAGACGCGGACGGAGAGACGCTTGAAGTGACCTTGTCGGACGCGGAGCGAGAACTCCTCGAAATCCTTCAGTTGAGATGCAAAACGCATCTGCTTCTGTTTACGGACGATCCCTTCCAGTTCAACCAGCAAATCGCTGAGTTGCGACGGGCAGTCGACGCGATCGTAGAAGGAGTACAGGCAGCGATAGAAGCAGGGGAAGTAGAAGAGGATGCAGCGGCAGAGGACGAGGGAGATGCAACACCCGATGATAAAGAAAATCATGCGACTAGCGACACCGGTGCCTCAGACATACCTGACGGCAGCCTTCTTGCAGAGGCCCCTCGTGCCGCTGTGTCAGACATTTCCccgtcgaggccgcgcgagacttCTTGCCCTTCCGGCGCACAGCCGAAGCCGGACCCCGAAAAGCATTCGACGGCAACAGAGAATGCCTCCGCTGAGGCAGTCAGCGTGTCGCCGCGGAACAGACAGGAAGAAACTCAGAAAGAAGGCACGCCGGCTCAGCCTGAgctggcgccgccagccgcacctgaggaaggagacggcggagagagccACGGCAGCTCGACGTCGGGTTCGAAGacgaagggagagaaggaagacagtgacgacggcgaggcgggcgaggagatgCTGCAGGAATCTCCTGAGGTCAAATGGCCCCTGCCGCTTAGGTGCGTAAAGCACCGTCGAGTGAACCGTCCTAAGGGCGAGGGCTTTCGCATCGCGATTTTCACTTTGTCGGCTTACAGCCGCTGACGTTGCCGCACCCCACTCTTCATCTCACATACTTCACGTAGAGCCCCTCCCACGTCGCCTACGTCAGGAACACTTTCCGGATGCTGTTGGAGCCACGCACTCTTCGCTGCATGGGACAGCTGAGTTTTTCACAacaggggagggggggggggggcgacgaTAGTTTCAGAGGATCGGGGTaaagcgcgcctgcggcgccgccgcgttctATGCGCACACATGCTCGTAAGTGTAAGCGGACGtctacatgcatgcatccatGTGCCAGTCTCTATTCACGTCTGTATGTACGTTGTGTTTCTCGCGCTGTGCATGTATGCGTTGGCTGCTGTGCGTGTCTGTGGTGGGTGTGTTTTCGTTGTTTACAGGAAGTATGAGCTGCTGAATTTAATGCGTTGTTTCTTCATGGACTGCCTCGCGACCATCTTCTCGTACCGCGGTGTAAGTCGCGGCAGTAtctgccgtcgtcgcttGTGTGCCGTATGGAGATTGCCTGTCTGGTCTGCGAGGTCCCCTATTTTGTGGCTCGGTGTGTGTTTCCGGGTGCCTCGCCGCGGtggagcgccagcgcctcttccgaagcggccgcgcggctttCTCTGCACCTTGGTGTCGTCGCGAGAGGGAGTGACGTTTGCCGAGGGATGCCGCTGGAGTGGGAAGGCTTGCGTCTCGACAAGGTTATCCACGCGCTTCGGCAGGTGGCTGCTCTTTCCTTGTTGGATGCATGCCATTTGCTCGCTTAGATCATGAAGACGCCAGAGGTCGCTCTCGACGAACGCGTTTGTCTCTTTCTGCTGTAGAACGGGCTTTGCAGAGTAGGCGATTCACCGCTGCCTTCGGGAAGGATCATACCACCTGAGTTACGGATGTTCGATGTGTCGATTTCAATCGAACTCTCTGCTGCTCATTACTGGCATCGTCGCAAGGCTTTTCGTACGCTTGGGACGAACCACCTCCTGAACTGGCGCAGAACGTTTGCCGAGGCGTTCCTCGTTCGCCTGGCGATCTCATTCGCGCGTCCTTTTGgtgcgtgtctctcctcaGCTGTCCTGGGCGCGCGCATCGATTGAGCAGCTCTTCCAGCATGTGTATCTCCACCGGtgagagacgacgacggcggtcAGACCGTGTCGGGGCGACTGAGCCACGCACGCAGAGCAGGACACGGGGTCCGCGTGACGCACCGCCCGAGTTCAGACGGCGTTCCGCCCTCGCGATGTttggcgccagcgccgcaaAGGCTTCGGTTCTCGCCTGCTCTGCTTTCCAAGTCTTGTCCTCTGCGCTGGTCGAGCATGGCGGCTGGAGGCCGGGGCGGCGGTCCGGGCTCGTTTGGCCTACTGGCTGGGCAGAAACTGTGCAGAGCTAAAGTCGCCCTCCCGTGCCCCTCTTGAGCGCGTATGCGATAAGCTGCACTGGTTGCCTTGTCTCGATATGTTTCGTGAGACGCTGGGCGACGACGGTTTGAATTGCACGCCAGGCATGTCCTACATTCGCGGGCgggggaaggagggggggCAGGCGGTGTCTCTGGGCACGGGGGGTCCTACCCTGGAGGTTACAGACGCCGAAGTGAACGATGTTGTTGTATTGTGCAGGTCGAGTTTCTCTGAGAGCGATCAAGACCAAATCAGTCTCTGGCAAGCGCAACTCAAGGTTCCGCACAAGACCGCCACCAGTACGTCTGTCGGGGGCAAATGGCTTATGACGCCCACCTGCAAAGTTCCGCCGGGAATGCGCCTTGCGTTTCGACTTACCTCCTATCTTCTCTGAGCGTTGCTGTTCTGCTTATCGCTTTAAACGCGATATTTGCTTGCGAATACATCAATAGTTCCCTGCTCGCAACTACGTGGAACGTTCGCATGAGGACGCGGTTGCGTGAGGTCCTCGAAAACGCGTCTTTCAGTTTCAATTAGCGTGAGTGCAGTTTTGTGCCGTGCCCCTCGGGCTGCTACCGGTGACATCCGATGCGTGTGCTTCTGCGGatgcctcgcctgctgctgccatCAGAAATAACGGCCCTAGGTATTGGTGAAGCCGCACACCCCGTGCAAGACGGACGCGATGAGAGAATTTCTACTGTCCACGGTAAGCCACGTTGCCAGTGTTTCGCAAGGAAGtgggaggggcggggggaggtTAAGGCGGGCAGCCACTGCCGTATACATTCAAATTGTAGCCTGCAGAGTAGCTATGCACATCCCTTCATGCCGTCCGGCACAATCGCGTTCCCGAACGCGGCATTGAGCATGAAAGAGCGTTCATATCCGTATAAGCTGTGTATCGTTGCCGCCCCCTTCACTCCACAGGGGCAGATGGCTCCGGGTGTTTAGACGGGTAGCTCTACCCCTTCACCGATGTCAGGTGCTTCTGGATTCCCCTACTACAAAGTAACGAAGCAGTCGAATGGCGTTGTGCTTTCGTGTGCGTGccttcggcttcttcgctgcctcgcgcgcggttTGTACCGGAAGACGCGCCTACACTCCCGCCGATACAGACACTCGCTCTTGGTGTCCTGCCGTTGTGAACTTGTGTTTTTTCAGGATCCGTCGTGTGGAGTGCAAAGCAGATGGGGTGCTAGGAGAAGCAAAACTAACGGGGACGCGGGGCTCGTGGCTGGAGAGGCGACAGTGGGTcgggcctcgtcgcgcgtcaGCGGTGGGGGGTGGGCAGCGCGGCATCAAACGTCCTTTCTCTATACGCGTGCTTGCTTCGTCACACGCATGTCTGGGCTAGGCAAATGGCAGGCAGCCAAAAAACAAGGCGCCTCGATTGAGGATATTCCTACCCCCGCCTGCATGTTTGGAGTTGTGAGCGCCTCCCTGTGCGTCCATCGTGGGTAGACGgtctgcctgtctccgcgcggtcgcTTTCGTCCAAGCCCGAGGCGCCTCCAGACTGAGTGGAGAGCGGAAAACCTTGTCCGGATGCCGCTTCAGGTGCCCCTGTCGTCGGTGGCTTGTGGGGCGTGGCGAACTGAATTCCGCTTTGGCAGACGATTCCTCAAGGACAGCCTCCTTCAAAAAGACGCACAGTGaccttctgtctctcccccAGCCTGCTTCCACGTATAGGTAGATCCTCGTTCTCCCCTCTTGTTTCTCTATCTCCAAACTAGCTAGCACACCGTAGGCGCTATAGTGTGCTTTGCCTAGTGTCAGCGAGTCGCGGAAAGCGTCGATCCTTTTTCTTGTttcccccttccccctcgcACTTGTTTGTGAacgcctgcctcttcgtgTATGTTCTCGGCGGCAAAACCTACGCAGGTCTTTTCTCCTTTTGGCTCCATTTGCTTTTTCGTATGTCAGTGGGATGTAgtgcgagcgcggcgctcgactgCCGTTGCCGGTTCTGCCCGTCGTGGATATGTTCGAAACCCCGAGGCACATTTTTGTGCGCTTTGTTGAAGGGAACACCGCAAGCGACGTTTCCAaaccccgccccccccgcgtCTCCCGTGGGCGAGGACACTTGGCCACGGAAGGCGGACGTCCACCTCGTTGAAGAGGGAGGCGTCCCATACTGCGAGAACGGAATCAGTCAGCGCTGTATTCGTGTTCCTGTAGGGCAAGCGGATGCGGCTCAGTTGTGCTCAGCACACGCACGTGCGTACTGAGCAAGCGCGGCAGTTcagacgcctgcagcagcagcgtaGGCGCGAAGCAGCTATGCACGGTCACTTAGAGAAAAGAAGATGCTAGCGCATGCACCTCTCGCACGAATATATTCCACGGGCCTTGTGTCTTCAGAGGCCACACCAAGGGCTGCGGGTATAATATCTCGTCGTGGGAAACAATACGAACCCCCGCAGAACAAAGGCGTGCAGTTCTGCCTCGCCGGTTAAAGAATAGGGCTCCGTTAGCTTCAACGGGCGAACATAACAACCCTCGAGACCCGCTACAGTCTGCACAGGAGACAGCGCAGGCTTTCTGATTCGCGGCAGACGGGGATCTAGTATCGAAGCAGCTTGCACGTTAAACTGCgagggggtgggggggggggggggtgcggCTGAAGGCTCCTTCGTTATCGGTAGGAAGCAAAGTGTAACTTCAAAAAAACCTATGCCTATCTAGGAAGTTAGAGCCTACTGCTGATACCCGGAAGTCCGATGACAATCTGCTACTCCGCAACCTGTCAATCGCAGACCCCTCTCGCCCCGCAAATTTCAAATCGATTAGTTTGTGCTCGATTGGCGTTGCCCAAATATGCGTCCGCGTGTTTTGTGAGACAGATGCATTTCTTCCCCCTCGAGTCGCGGCGGCTCAGACTCCTCATTGTCACGGAAACagtccttctcttctctcaaACGCGAGTACAGCTGAGAGAGCGACATGCTCTGCCGCCCGTGTGATAAGAAGGATTCTTCTCGGCGAAACGCGAAGACTGAAACAGAGTGACAAACCACAAAACGAAAatctcctctcgctgcctgctTTCGTTATTCTGATCCCGTGATTACGAGGGGATCTCTGCCGCTCCGTCACGAAGAGACGCTGCCAAACTGAGCAGACCTTGGACCGCCTTGCCTAGGTGACGAACTACCGAATCCAGATGAACTTTCCCTCCTTGCTGGCAAGAGGCGAGTGCCGATCTCGCCCCAAACACAGGCGCGAGGCACTGCGCCACACGGGCGATTTCGGTTTGCACTTCCCGAAGAGCTTCCTCACTTATCTGTCGGGCTACAGTCTGCTTCGACTCCCCGTCGTCTAAGTTCACACTGCCGTCCTGTGCCCCGGTTGCCTCTCCTtcgagccgctgcgcctcgttcCCCTCGTCGCCTTTTGCCGTTCCGCAGCTCAACGCACCGCTCACGTCCTCTCGTCCATGCACATGCCCTCGAGTTTCTCCTGTCCTCTGTCCAGCGGGCGACGTGGAGCGAGGAGCGGCGAGAAAACACGTTATTTCGTCACGGACTAGCGCTGCGAGCGCCTGGACTGTCAAAAGCCCCTGAGTGGGAACGACGAGGCCTACACCTTGCTCCTGTGCGGCAGCATCACCAAACGAGCAGCGCCGTGATGGAAGCAGCGTGAGTTCTCCAGGGGAGAAGCCGAACGCATGGGTGAGGCGGCTTCGAACGAAAGACCGATACAACGTCAAGATTTCCTCTGTGGCTTCCAGCGGAAGCCCTCCGGGACGCATCAGCCACCAGCTAGCCTCGCTAAGCCCCAGAAGCTCCCCCCCCTGAGGGGTAAGGACCCCCCACGTTGGACAGACGAGCACGGCCTTCTTAGTCGGCGGCCTTTCAGGTCCTCCGTTTCCCCCAGCCAACGCCTTTGCCCCGTCTCCCGCCTGGCGCTCCGTGCGTGCCTCAGGTTGTCTCCCCTCTCTGACTGTTCTTTGCACTCCGCATCCTAAGTCTTCGCTTCCCTCCTCGGCCGTCGGCTCGCGGTGCCCCAGGCCCAGGAAGAAGGTGCGGTCGGCTAGGGTGAGGACGGCGGTCTCAGAGAGAATAAGCCTGCGGCATTCGACGGGAAAATCGGGAGAGAAGCCGAGAAGccaaagaagaagaaagagaagagggTCGGAAGTGTCTTCAGTGGAGTGGGCCCGCTGCACAAGCCGTGCGACGCGAGTCAGCAGAACGTCTTGAGCTtttgcgcagcagagaggaaagccAGCAGGAGCGGGCGgggaagacagagaagacagcctgtctgtcgcgtggctgtcgccgcgtgcggcgacaGCCACTCGTTGTCTCTGGAAGGCCAAGCGGCGCCCCGACATGAACCTGCAGTCACCGTCGCGGACCGCAGCATCGAGCTCGCTGGCCGCACCCGtttcctgcgccgctgctttCATGCAGTATCCTCGTGCAAGGGAGAGGATCGTCTCCACGCTGGCTGCGCCATCGGCTTGGCCTTGTCTCGATACAGCTGTCCACACAGCCAAGAACGCGTTGCTGAACCGCACACACGCCTGCCCAGCACGCCGCCCTGCGAGCGAATCCGCGCCCCGGGAATCTGCGGGCATttcgctcctctccctctctccactcccttcctcttcgtcctggCAAGCCTGTgttccttcgcctgcgtccgcggaCGGGGCCCCACAGCCTTCTCTCAGCTCACCGAACCTCGAGGCAACCCCCAGCGGCTGCAACAGCCAGACGTCGAGCAGCCACCACAAATCTTCCAGCGGCCCTCGGCTCACCGCTCCTCCCGtttctccgcaggcggcagccgaaGGGGAAGCAGAAtgcagcgccgacgccggcgaaacATCGCGCTGGGCGGGGGACGCGTCTCCACTGCCTTCTCGCTTTCCTTTTCGTTTCGCGACTTGCcaagcagacgacgcgccagCGGAACAGAGTCTGCCCACACCTGCTGCAATGCTTGGCTCTGTgtagaagagaagaaggccagAGAGAAccagagaagacgcgaaatACTCCCGAAGGTCTTGTGCAAGAAAAGGTGTGCTGCATAAGAGGGAAGCGACTGGGAATGACAGCTCCTGCCCATACCATGCAGCGTTCCCCGTAGAATCCGTCGGCAGAAACGAAGTGGAACCTGAAGAGGCATCCATAGCCAGAGCGCCCCAAAGGCTTCCGCCAACAAGAGCGTCCAGGGCCGAGCTGAAGAGAGGGACGCAAGGCAG
Above is a window of Besnoitia besnoiti strain Bb-Ger1 chromosome Unknown contig00007, whole genome shotgun sequence DNA encoding:
- a CDS encoding uncharacterized protein (encoded by transcript BESB_075570), producing MSSLRERQADQSHLLLGRSRAERLLDGIYQRQKKHLLQQRRRAAAEAAWRIVLPDEKRRRLALPERATPDRESTQQAVTKPSGQAASQKGPLASEPKSVEDAVATLQRHMWKRAKFGKTVKLLQQLWQSHFSPATKRCLFAGLLTAASTDTCVSAAEGRAEIQAFFRDAVEPLLQKDKQKKEDLECLLEGVRTERRRAREAVLRAQLEAALHGRKTETESERTRGGRGGHRDAGREATVAAVAEAAAALAVDHEDRKRTLLTSQDTGSAAAGGLGEEPGEAEGADADGETLEVTLSDAERELLEILQLRCKTHLLLFTDDPFQFNQQIAELRRAVDAIVEGVQAAIEAGEVEEDAAAEDEGDATPDDKENHATSDTGASDIPDGSLLAEAPRAAVSDISPSRPRETSCPSGAQPKPDPEKHSTATENASAEAVSVSPRNRQEETQKEGTPAQPELAPPAAPEEGDGGESHGSSTSGSKTKGEKEDSDDGEAGEEMLQESPEVKWPLPLRKYELLNLMRCFFMDCLATIFSYRGLSWARASIEQLFQHVYLHRSSFSESDQDQISLWQAQLKVPHKTATKITALGIGEAAHPVQDGRDERISTVHGSVVWSAKQMGC